The Toxorhynchites rutilus septentrionalis strain SRP chromosome 3, ASM2978413v1, whole genome shotgun sequence genome includes a region encoding these proteins:
- the LOC129775997 gene encoding uncharacterized protein LOC129775997, protein MSRIYLLVTTCFTLMLLPSTLGAPFFWFPLWYPTASSGTSSSSGAVSSSTSSTNTPRSPVNASISLGNRLNTSAVEDLGTVIDGLTIARSKRFVPLLPPSWPGFSLFQNISGIFNRQKRSSEAIPSTVNESVIKIGHQIIKLPPGGISNLTIHIIDGGSYPPLQNVPIQTGTNDTWIPFIERIKDVFDNLFV, encoded by the exons ATGTCTAGAATATACCTGCTGGTGACAACTTGCTTCACTTTAATGTTG CTCCCATCAACACTAGGGGCACCGTTTTTTTGGTTCCCACTCTGGTATCCAACGGCCAGCAGCGGCACCAGTTCAAGCAGCGGTGCTGTTTCAAGCAGCACTAGCTCGACTAACACGCCAAGATCTCCAGTAAATGCATCAATTTCCCTCGGAAACCGATTGAACACGAGCGCAGTGGAGGATTTAGGAACCGTGATCGATGGATTGACCATAGCCCGCAGTAAACGTTTCGTGCCACTGCTCCCACCGAGTTGGCCAGGGTTTTCTCTATTCCAAAACATATCTGGAATATTTAACCGACAAAAGCGTTCCTCAGAAGCGATTCCATCAACAGTCAATGAATCAGTGATTAAAATTGGTCACCAAATTATTAAACTACCTCCTGGAGGCATATCTAATTTGACCATCCATATCATCGACGGAGGGTCCTATCCGCCATTGCAAAACGTTCCAATTCAAACCGGAACTAACGACACTTGGATACCATTTATAGAAAGAATTAAGGatgtttttgataatttatttgtttaa